In Streptosporangium album, the following are encoded in one genomic region:
- a CDS encoding universal stress protein — translation MKIEHVLAGFVPESRGKDGLALAVLLARQTGARLTVAYVHTPAWTTPGPGRIDAEWRAYVTAEAARTLEQARLLLADVRDLPIDYVLDGNRGSGRGLVQLAGRTRADVVVIGPAPGGVRGRIRLGSTADQLLHASPVPVALAPRGYGGEHPPEIRRLTVAYRRDPASDQAVLEAATLAARMGVPLRLITLVVHSGQQARMDEETLNRLRETVTADLRAAARGHGRLEVAVEVLEGRNVATALGGTDCEGVMLICASSETGPLRRVFVGDISSKIIRSASCPVMMLPRNPPKKPGIIGKQGKL, via the coding sequence ATGAAGATCGAACATGTCCTCGCCGGGTTCGTCCCCGAATCGCGCGGCAAGGACGGGCTGGCGCTGGCCGTACTGCTGGCCAGGCAGACCGGGGCCCGGCTGACGGTGGCCTACGTGCACACCCCCGCCTGGACCACGCCGGGACCGGGCAGGATCGACGCCGAGTGGCGGGCCTATGTGACCGCGGAAGCCGCCCGGACCCTCGAACAGGCACGGCTGCTGCTGGCGGACGTGCGCGACCTGCCGATCGACTACGTCCTCGACGGCAACCGGGGCAGCGGGCGCGGCCTGGTGCAGCTCGCCGGCAGGACCCGGGCCGACGTGGTGGTCATCGGCCCGGCCCCCGGAGGCGTCCGGGGGCGTATCCGCCTGGGCAGCACCGCCGACCAGCTCCTGCACGCCTCTCCCGTGCCCGTCGCCCTGGCCCCCAGGGGCTACGGCGGGGAGCACCCGCCCGAAATCCGGCGGCTGACCGTGGCCTACCGGCGCGACCCCGCATCCGACCAGGCGGTGCTGGAGGCCGCCACGCTCGCCGCGCGGATGGGCGTGCCACTGCGCCTGATCACCCTGGTCGTACACAGCGGGCAACAGGCGAGGATGGACGAGGAGACGCTCAACCGGCTGCGGGAGACGGTCACGGCCGACCTCAGGGCGGCCGCGCGCGGCCATGGGCGCCTGGAGGTGGCGGTGGAGGTTCTGGAGGGCAGAAACGTGGCGACGGCGCTCGGCGGCACCGACTGCGAGGGGGTGATGCTGATCTGTGCCTCCAGCGAAACGGGACCGCTGCGCCGGGTCTTCGTCGGCGACATCTCATCGAAGATCATACGCTCCGCGTCCTGCCCGGTGATGATGTTGCCCCGAAACCCACCGAAGAAGCCTGGAATCATCGGCAAGCAGGGGAAACTCTGA
- a CDS encoding amino acid permease, translated as MAPVAQRLFRIKPADMIVAEGGHGEGGELRRTMTLWQLTLFSVGATLGTGIFVILGQAVPKAGPAVVASFVLAAITALFSALSYAELAGTIPVSGSSYSYAYATLGELVAWVCGWCLMLEYAVSVAAVAVGWGEYLNRFFHDLLGWRLPASVTHSPGDQGGVFNLTAILIVLLATWLLMRGTSESATANVIFVMLKIAVLAFFCSVAFTAFNTGNLTPFAPLGVAGVTAAASQVFFSYIGFDAASTAGDEARNPKRDLPLAIVFSLVIVTVVYVAVALAAVGAMPWQQFNPGTTEAGLALIANQATGSTWAGVIISFGAVVAIASVVLTVMYGQTRILFAMSRDGLIPKIFQRVDPRRQVPVANTLIVALFISVLAGFIPLGQLAEATSIGTLFAFAIVNIGVLVLRRTRPDLPRSFRTPFFPVTPVLGVVLCVIVMLGLAGITWLAFTIWMLAGLLAYFLYGYRNSRLNRSVR; from the coding sequence ATGGCTCCGGTGGCGCAGCGGCTGTTCCGCATCAAGCCCGCCGACATGATCGTCGCCGAGGGCGGCCACGGCGAGGGCGGCGAGCTGCGCCGGACCATGACCCTGTGGCAGCTCACCCTCTTCAGCGTCGGCGCCACGCTCGGCACCGGCATCTTCGTCATCCTCGGCCAGGCCGTGCCCAAGGCCGGTCCCGCCGTGGTGGCCTCCTTCGTGCTGGCGGCGATCACGGCCCTGTTCTCGGCCCTGTCCTACGCCGAACTGGCCGGCACGATCCCCGTATCCGGGTCGTCCTACTCCTACGCCTACGCGACCCTGGGCGAGCTGGTGGCGTGGGTGTGCGGCTGGTGCCTGATGTTGGAGTACGCCGTCTCGGTGGCGGCGGTGGCGGTCGGCTGGGGCGAGTATCTCAACCGCTTCTTCCACGATCTGCTCGGCTGGCGGTTACCGGCCTCCGTCACCCACTCCCCCGGCGATCAGGGCGGCGTCTTCAACCTCACCGCGATACTGATCGTCCTGCTCGCCACCTGGCTGCTGATGCGCGGCACCTCCGAGAGCGCCACCGCCAACGTGATCTTCGTAATGCTCAAGATCGCGGTGCTGGCGTTCTTCTGCTCCGTGGCCTTCACCGCGTTCAACACGGGCAACCTGACGCCGTTCGCCCCGCTGGGCGTCGCCGGCGTCACCGCCGCCGCCTCCCAGGTCTTCTTCTCCTACATCGGCTTCGACGCCGCGTCCACCGCCGGAGACGAGGCCAGGAACCCCAAGCGCGACCTGCCCCTGGCGATCGTCTTCTCACTCGTCATCGTCACCGTCGTGTACGTGGCGGTGGCACTGGCCGCCGTCGGCGCCATGCCCTGGCAGCAGTTCAACCCGGGCACCACCGAGGCCGGCCTCGCCCTCATCGCGAACCAGGCCACCGGCTCCACCTGGGCGGGCGTCATCATCTCCTTCGGCGCCGTCGTCGCCATCGCCAGCGTCGTCCTCACCGTGATGTACGGGCAGACCCGCATCCTGTTCGCGATGTCGCGCGACGGCCTGATACCGAAGATCTTCCAGAGAGTCGACCCGCGCCGCCAGGTCCCGGTGGCCAACACGCTCATCGTGGCCCTGTTCATCTCCGTGCTCGCCGGGTTCATCCCGCTGGGCCAGCTCGCCGAGGCCACCAGCATCGGCACCCTGTTCGCCTTCGCCATCGTCAACATCGGCGTGCTGGTGCTCCGCCGTACCCGGCCCGACCTGCCCCGCAGCTTCAGGACGCCGTTCTTCCCGGTCACGCCGGTCCTCGGCGTGGTCCTCTGCGTCATCGTGATGCTCGGGCTGGCCGGAATCACCTGGCTGGCCTTCACGATCTGGATGCTGGCCGGCCTGCTCGCCTACTTCCTGTACGGCTACCGCAACTCCCGCCTCAACCGGAGCGTCCGATGA
- the arcC gene encoding carbamate kinase — protein sequence MRVLVALGGNALLRRGQRPDADLQENNLRASVTSLARLAERHELIITHGNGPQVGVLALESAQDTNLTRPYPLDTIVAETQGMIGYWLLQALQNALPGRQVAALVTQTLVSAVDPAFKNPTKFVGEIYSQEEAEKLAQEYGWTVKQDGRYWRRVVPSPAPRRVVETRLIGRLVRDGVLTVCAGGGGIPVIRNEKGRLQGVEAVIDKDLTGSVLAEALEADVFMMLTDVPRVARHFGTPEQEDITHTTPHQLRAERFPAGSMGPKVEAACRFVETTGDMAAIGMLDEAERILEGRGGTIVTPNATWPLASTL from the coding sequence ATGCGCGTCCTGGTAGCCCTGGGGGGAAACGCGCTGCTGCGGCGGGGGCAGAGGCCCGACGCCGACCTCCAGGAGAACAACCTCCGCGCCTCGGTCACGTCCCTGGCCAGGCTCGCCGAGCGGCACGAACTGATCATCACCCACGGGAACGGCCCGCAGGTGGGCGTGCTGGCACTGGAGAGCGCCCAGGACACCAACCTGACCAGGCCCTACCCCCTCGACACGATCGTCGCCGAGACCCAGGGCATGATCGGCTACTGGCTGCTCCAGGCGCTGCAGAACGCGCTGCCCGGACGGCAGGTCGCGGCGTTGGTCACCCAGACGCTCGTCTCCGCGGTGGACCCCGCGTTCAAGAACCCGACCAAGTTCGTCGGCGAGATCTACAGCCAGGAGGAGGCCGAGAAACTGGCCCAGGAGTACGGCTGGACGGTCAAACAGGACGGGCGGTACTGGCGGAGGGTCGTGCCCTCCCCCGCCCCGCGGCGGGTCGTGGAGACCCGGCTGATCGGCCGCCTGGTCCGCGACGGCGTCCTGACCGTCTGCGCCGGTGGTGGCGGCATCCCGGTCATCCGCAACGAGAAGGGGCGGCTCCAGGGCGTCGAGGCGGTCATCGACAAGGACCTCACCGGATCGGTGCTCGCCGAGGCGCTGGAGGCGGACGTCTTCATGATGCTGACCGACGTGCCGCGGGTGGCGAGGCACTTCGGCACCCCCGAGCAGGAGGACATCACCCACACCACGCCCCACCAGCTGCGCGCCGAGAGGTTCCCGGCCGGCTCGATGGGCCCGAAGGTCGAGGCGGCCTGCCGGTTCGTGGAGACGACCGGCGACATGGCCGCGATCGGCATGCTGGACGAGGCCGAGCGGATCCTGGAGGGAAGGGGTGGCACGATCGTCACGCCCAACGCCACCTGGCCGCTGGCCAGCACCCTCTGA